Proteins from a genomic interval of Danio rerio strain Tuebingen ecotype United States chromosome 4, GRCz12tu, whole genome shotgun sequence:
- the rerg gene encoding ras-related and estrogen-regulated growth inhibitor produces MAKSPEVKLAVFGRAGVGKSALVVRFLTKRFIWEYDPTLESTYRHQANIDDEPVSMEILDTAGQEDVLQRESHMRWGDGFILVYDITDRGSFEDVAPLKGLLEDLKRPKHVPLVLLGNKADLEHARQVGTAEGERLAADMACAFYECSACSDAVGSGGGVAEAFYELCREIRRRRAVQGKTRRRSSTTHVKQAINKMLTKISS; encoded by the exons ATGGCAAAGAGTCCAGAGGTGAAGCTGGCAGTGTTTGGGAGAGCAGGAGTGGGAAAGTCAG cgctGGTGGTTCGATTCCTGACCAAACGATTCATCTGGGAATATGACCCAACTCTTG AGTCCACATACCGCCATCAGGCCAACATTGACGACGAGCCCGTCAGTATGGAGATCTTAGACACAGCCGGACAG GAGGATGTCCTGCAGAGGGAGAGCCACATGCGCTGGGGCGACGGCTTCATCCTGGTGTACGACATCACGGACCGCGGGAGCTTCGAGGACGTGGCTCCGCTGAAGGGGCTGCTGGAGGATCTGAAGAGGCCCAAACACGTGCCGCTGGTGCTGCTGGGGAATAAAGCGGATCTGGAGCACGCGCGGCAGGTGGGCACGGCGGAGGGAGAGAGGCTGGCGGCGGACATGGCCTGCGCATTCTACGAGTGTTCTGCGTGTTCAGACGCCGTGGGTTCAGGCGGAGGCGTCGCCGAGGCCTTCTATGAGCTCTGCAGGGAGATCCGGCGCCGGAGAGCCGTTCAGGGGAAAACCAGACGCCGCAGCTCCACCACACACGTCAAACAGGCCATCAACAAGATGCTGACCAAGATCAGCAGCTAA